The Erpetoichthys calabaricus chromosome 5, fErpCal1.3, whole genome shotgun sequence genome has a segment encoding these proteins:
- the LOC127528017 gene encoding uncharacterized protein LOC127528017 produces the protein MPPVVLPPLVPPPRPVPPAPPPPVFIRPLPVPQPPRLPPIVIPPPPIPPPQPPALPPIIIITDSGAAPAGSVSGSVPGSAPSLAPSPAPGPPPTIPIPFPYPVPGPAPVPPPSPAPSPIPGPAPAPPPIIIIPPPADPGPPDSGTLIIVPPPVVGLSGSGANGAGGMAAFYGFGGGGAGGGGGGRGNGGGGAAGGGAGGSGGNGGGWGGGGGGAGGGRGGGGGGNGGGWGGGGGGPGGGRGGGGGGNGGGGGGGNGGGWTWKW, from the exons ATGCCACCAGTTGTTCTTCCTCCTCTTGTTCCTCCACCTCGTCCCGTACCACCTGCTCCACCCCCTCCTGTTTTTATACGGCCTTTACCTGTCCCACAACCTCCTCGTCTCCCACCAATTGTTATCCCccctccacccattccaccaccaCAACCACCAGCTTTGCCTCCTATTATCATAATAACTGATTCTGGAGCAGCACCAGCAGGTTCTGTATCAGGTTCTGTACCAGGTTCTGCACCCAGTCTAGCACCAAGTCCTGCACCAGGTCCTCCACCTACTATTCCAATACCCTTTCCTTATCCAGTGCCAGGGCCTGCTCCAGTTCCACCTCCTTCTCCAGCTCCTAGTCCTATTCCAGGGCCGGCCCCAGCACCCCCACCTATAATTATAATTCCTCCACCTGCTGATCCTGGCCCTCCTGATTCTGGAACTTTAATCATCGTTCCACCTCCTGTGGTTGGCTTGTCTGGGTCAGGTGCTAATGGTGCTGGTGGAATGGCTGCCTTTTATGGTTTTGGGGGTGGAGGTGCTGGTGGTGGTGGAGGGGGAAGAGGTAATGGAGGAGGTGGTGCAGCTGGAGGTGGTGCAGGTGGAAGTGGAGGAAATGGAGGGGGGTGgggaggaggaggtggtggagctggaggtggtagaggaGGTGGGGGTGGAGGTAATGGGGGAGGGTGGGGTGGAGGAGGTGGTGGACCTGGAGGTGGTAGAGGAGGTGGGGGTGGAGGTAATGGGGGAGGTGGGGGTGGAGGTAATGGGGGAGG GTGGACCTGGAAGTGGTAG